A stretch of Clostridium formicaceticum DNA encodes these proteins:
- a CDS encoding alanine/glycine:cation symporter family protein → MFAFVNTIESINSTLNGLVWGPYMLVLLVGTGIYFTFKTNFLQVKEFSFTMKETLMKIFEKPDTDITEGDITPFQALATALAATIGTGNIAGVATAIALGGPGAIFWMWVSAFFGMMTKFAEVVLAIQYREKNEEGNWVGGPMYYIEKGLGLKWLAIVFSIFGALAAFGIGNMVQSNSVAAAMTTFNIPPAVTGAVLAVAAALVILGGLKRIASVTERIVPFMAVFYIIGALIILIMHISEIPAAFGLIFKHAFTPASAVGGFAGAVVMEAMRRGVARGVFSNEAGLGSAPIAHAAARTDHPVRQGLWGIFEVFADTIVICTLTALTILATGVWNSGLTGAELTTAAFNDGLPGPGGIIVAIGILFFAFSTILSWAYYGEKCAEHLFGSGINKIYRVIWLPLIFVGAIGSLDLIWDIADTLNGLMAIPNLVGLLGLSGIVIKLTKEFFTEKINK, encoded by the coding sequence ATGTTTGCTTTTGTAAATACCATTGAAAGTATTAATAGTACGCTTAACGGTCTTGTATGGGGTCCTTATATGTTAGTTCTTCTTGTAGGTACTGGAATTTATTTTACTTTTAAAACAAATTTTCTTCAAGTGAAAGAATTTAGTTTCACCATGAAAGAAACTTTAATGAAAATTTTTGAAAAACCTGATACAGATATTACTGAAGGAGATATTACACCCTTTCAAGCGCTTGCCACAGCATTGGCGGCAACCATTGGTACTGGTAACATCGCAGGGGTTGCTACTGCTATAGCCCTCGGTGGGCCTGGAGCAATCTTTTGGATGTGGGTTTCTGCCTTCTTTGGTATGATGACAAAGTTTGCAGAAGTTGTGTTAGCCATTCAATACCGCGAGAAAAATGAAGAAGGTAACTGGGTTGGTGGGCCTATGTACTATATAGAAAAAGGTCTTGGTCTGAAGTGGTTAGCTATTGTTTTTTCTATTTTTGGTGCGTTAGCAGCCTTTGGTATAGGAAATATGGTACAGTCTAACTCTGTTGCTGCTGCTATGACTACATTTAATATACCTCCAGCAGTGACAGGCGCTGTTTTGGCGGTAGCCGCTGCTTTAGTTATATTAGGAGGATTAAAGAGAATTGCCTCTGTTACTGAAAGAATTGTACCATTTATGGCTGTATTTTATATTATCGGTGCTTTGATTATTTTGATTATGCATATTTCTGAAATTCCTGCTGCCTTTGGTTTAATCTTTAAACATGCCTTTACTCCTGCTTCTGCTGTAGGTGGATTTGCTGGTGCGGTTGTGATGGAGGCTATGCGTAGAGGGGTAGCCCGTGGTGTATTCTCTAATGAAGCTGGTTTAGGTAGTGCACCTATTGCCCATGCTGCTGCAAGAACAGATCATCCAGTTCGTCAAGGACTTTGGGGAATCTTTGAAGTATTTGCTGATACAATTGTTATCTGTACTTTAACAGCTTTAACCATCCTTGCCACTGGTGTTTGGAATAGTGGTTTAACAGGAGCAGAACTAACTACTGCAGCCTTTAATGATGGTTTACCTGGCCCTGGTGGTATTATCGTTGCTATCGGCATTTTATTCTTTGCCTTCTCTACTATTTTAAGTTGGGCTTATTATGGTGAAAAATGTGCTGAGCATTTATTTGGTTCAGGTATTAATAAAATTTATAGAGTTATCTGGTTACCACTAATCTTTGTAGGCGCTATCGGCAGTCTAGACCTTATTTGGGATATTGCCGACACATTAAATGGTTTAATGGCTATACCAAACTTAGTTGGTTTATTAGGGCTAAGCGGCATTGTTATTAAGCTTACAAAAGAGTTTTTTACAGAGAAAATAAATAAGTAA
- a CDS encoding D-alanyl-D-alanine carboxypeptidase family protein yields the protein MSKKLNILFLMLLILIFSTAITSAAYADLNITAPNAVLIDYTTGKVLFDHNAHEVAYPASTTKVMTAILVLENTNLNDVITIQEDTYVDGASAYLLKGESFTVEELLKTLLIRSANDVAEVLAYHVSGSIEAFAQLMNERAKELGALNTHFTNPHGLPDENHVTTAYDLAVIGKHAMSFDIFREIVSTVNFSLEATEFTPEARHYRNTNRFLWGTGGANRMLYNGAYTNIQYDLIDGIKTGYTRAAQQCLITSSIKNDHRFIAVVLGAQGVNIYSDSRSLVDYGYDHFQLVQLVEKNQLKIESPIENGTQDTIPLYTEETLYAVVPKALDLSFVHEEIIVNEDIAAPIAAGDILGRVVYSIEDEVLGEVDLIVEDDVEVKPLLRRITIPSNLIIALVVLFLLWQLIVITIRLKRRRGKRGFYSGKHASSYKFSRSLLNKRK from the coding sequence ATGTCAAAAAAACTAAATATTCTTTTTCTTATGCTACTTATACTTATCTTTTCTACTGCTATTACATCTGCCGCTTATGCAGATTTAAATATAACAGCTCCAAATGCAGTATTAATAGATTATACTACCGGAAAAGTTTTATTTGATCATAACGCACATGAGGTAGCTTACCCCGCCAGTACTACTAAAGTAATGACAGCGATCTTAGTTTTAGAAAATACTAACCTAAATGATGTTATAACAATTCAGGAAGATACCTATGTAGATGGTGCTAGTGCATATCTTCTTAAAGGTGAATCTTTTACTGTTGAAGAACTATTAAAAACCCTATTGATTCGCTCTGCTAATGACGTTGCAGAAGTACTGGCATATCATGTTTCTGGTTCTATAGAAGCATTTGCCCAATTAATGAATGAAAGAGCAAAGGAGTTAGGTGCCTTAAACACGCACTTTACAAATCCCCACGGACTTCCAGACGAAAACCACGTAACAACTGCCTATGACTTAGCGGTAATCGGAAAGCATGCTATGTCTTTTGACATTTTTAGAGAGATTGTCTCTACAGTCAATTTTAGTTTAGAGGCTACGGAATTTACACCAGAAGCCAGACATTACCGTAATACCAATCGTTTTTTATGGGGTACTGGCGGTGCCAACAGAATGCTGTATAATGGAGCATATACTAATATTCAATATGACCTTATTGATGGTATTAAGACTGGATATACCCGAGCAGCGCAACAGTGTTTGATCACCTCTTCTATTAAGAATGATCATCGTTTTATTGCTGTTGTATTGGGAGCGCAAGGAGTAAATATTTATTCTGATTCAAGAAGTTTGGTGGACTATGGTTACGACCACTTTCAATTGGTACAGCTAGTTGAAAAAAATCAGTTAAAAATTGAATCTCCTATTGAAAATGGTACACAGGATACCATCCCTCTTTATACAGAAGAAACACTATATGCTGTGGTTCCTAAAGCGTTAGATCTTTCTTTTGTTCATGAAGAAATCATAGTAAATGAAGATATAGCAGCTCCGATTGCAGCTGGTGATATTTTAGGAAGAGTCGTCTATTCTATTGAAGATGAAGTGTTAGGAGAAGTAGACTTAATCGTTGAAGATGATGTAGAAGTAAAACCTCTATTAAGAAGAATAACGATACCTTCAAACCTTATTATTGCTCTTGTGGTGTTATTTCTTTTATGGCAGCTTATTGTTATCACCATAAGATTAAAACGTAGAAGAGGAAAAAGAGGATTTTATTCAGGAAAACATGCTTCTTCTTATAAGTTTAGTAGAAGTTTATTAAATAAGCGAAAATAG
- a CDS encoding helix-hairpin-helix domain-containing protein has product MVMKLNHRQKLIMIIFIVIVFAFIFYTNQLKRKKEIYILSESQQETVIEYQESQNETKTRKPTIIVHVEGEVIQPGVYELPEESRVFHAIEAAGGLKSTADRKQVNLAKKILDEEKIYIPTEEENLPNSSLDQVVSQATIVTTSVGSNGLDINKASKEELESLPGIGNTLAQRIIDYRSEKGGFQRIEELQNVSGIGEKKFSEIKDKITVK; this is encoded by the coding sequence ATGGTAATGAAGTTAAATCATAGACAAAAACTTATTATGATTATTTTTATAGTTATAGTATTTGCTTTTATCTTCTATACAAATCAATTAAAGAGGAAAAAAGAAATATATATTTTAAGTGAATCACAACAAGAGACTGTGATAGAATATCAAGAGAGTCAAAACGAAACAAAGACAAGGAAGCCTACTATTATTGTACATGTAGAAGGAGAGGTAATACAACCAGGCGTGTATGAATTGCCAGAAGAATCTAGGGTTTTTCATGCCATTGAAGCTGCTGGTGGCCTAAAAAGCACTGCCGATAGAAAGCAAGTAAATTTGGCTAAAAAAATCCTGGATGAAGAAAAAATTTATATCCCTACAGAAGAAGAAAATCTTCCAAATTCTTCTTTGGATCAAGTAGTAAGCCAAGCAACTATAGTGACAACCTCTGTAGGCAGCAATGGACTGGATATTAATAAGGCTTCCAAAGAAGAGTTAGAGTCACTTCCGGGCATTGGAAATACTTTAGCCCAAAGAATCATAGACTATAGAAGTGAGAAAGGAGGTTTTCAGAGGATCGAAGAACTTCAAAATGTCAGTGGCATTGGAGAGAAAAAATTTAGTGAAATTAAAGATAAAATTACGGTAAAATAA
- a CDS encoding DUF3102 domain-containing protein — protein sequence MREIVGRAYTDLGRELKEAQDKLAQHGYGCFGEWLESIGFKQRNAYRLIERYEKLILPNWHNRELLEDLPVSLTYEISKPSADQELKQKV from the coding sequence TTGAGGGAAATTGTAGGTAGAGCATATACTGATTTAGGCAGGGAGTTAAAGGAAGCACAGGATAAGTTGGCACAACATGGATATGGGTGTTTTGGAGAGTGGTTGGAATCAATTGGATTTAAACAAAGAAATGCCTATAGGTTAATTGAGAGATATGAAAAATTGATCTTGCCAAATTGGCACAATCGAGAATTGCTAGAAGACCTCCCAGTATCACTCACATACGAAATATCTAAACCCTCCGCAGATCAAGAATTAAAGCAAAAGGTGTAG
- a CDS encoding tyrosine-type recombinase/integrase: protein MAISMKGRKKIETSIKNEHTSKKEITIRRFIELHTEFVRDKMLENLSERTIKDHKYIFSFFTRWLEQSEWSDVDQYVQKTLFIDYKEYMIYEKKYAPCTVNVRLRPIKVYINWLLKNEYIKNNYNNNLKLVKVPEDRVKPLNKIEVKKLVSAIGNYTYARFRDLTLTLTILDCGIRIGELLQATIYDVNFTDGYIIVRAKVSKTRTERILPLSRKTLDYLQELKDIAIEQGQTYLFLSTTGEKVIKESDVFTNFRKYKEEAKIDNKCTPYILRHTFATEMVKKNVDVFTLQKMMGHVNITTTRQYIFLNNDDVIKKHREVGILDHFLSGGGR, encoded by the coding sequence ATGGCTATTTCTATGAAAGGTAGAAAGAAGATTGAAACCAGTATAAAAAATGAACATACTTCAAAGAAGGAAATAACTATCAGAAGATTTATTGAATTGCATACTGAATTTGTTAGAGATAAAATGTTGGAAAATCTATCTGAGAGAACAATTAAAGACCATAAATATATATTCTCTTTTTTTACACGTTGGCTTGAACAATCTGAATGGTCTGATGTTGACCAGTATGTACAAAAGACATTATTTATAGATTATAAAGAGTACATGATATATGAGAAAAAATATGCTCCATGTACTGTAAATGTAAGGCTTAGACCAATAAAAGTATATATAAATTGGCTATTAAAAAATGAATACATTAAAAATAATTATAACAATAATTTAAAGCTTGTGAAAGTACCAGAGGATAGAGTTAAGCCACTAAATAAAATCGAAGTTAAAAAATTAGTTAGTGCTATTGGCAATTATACTTATGCAAGATTTAGAGATTTAACACTTACATTAACTATTTTAGATTGTGGAATAAGAATTGGTGAACTTCTTCAAGCCACTATCTATGATGTTAATTTCACAGATGGTTATATTATTGTTAGAGCAAAGGTTAGTAAGACTAGAACAGAGCGAATACTACCCTTATCAAGAAAAACTTTAGATTATCTACAAGAATTAAAAGATATAGCGATAGAACAAGGACAAACATATCTGTTTTTATCTACAACAGGCGAAAAGGTTATTAAAGAATCTGATGTTTTTACTAACTTTAGAAAATATAAAGAAGAAGCTAAAATTGATAATAAATGTACACCATACATATTACGTCATACATTTGCAACTGAAATGGTAAAGAAGAATGTTGACGTTTTTACCCTCCAAAAAATGATGGGACATGTTAATATTACTACAACTCGTCAATATATTTTCTTAAATAACGATGATGTAATTAAAAAGCATAGAGAAGTAGGTATTTTAGACCATTTCCTTAGTGGAGGTGGTAGATAA
- the selA gene encoding L-seryl-tRNA(Sec) selenium transferase, whose product MNKKSILSKLPSVDELLNCDEVIHLIDQIPRKVVVNSIRKCLQNYRNKILAMKESELANLQVNMSELIENVIYQSEKFMAMNLRKVINATGVVLHTNLGRALLSDEIKEEVWSVAAGYSNLELNVDTGKRGSRYSHVVELIKYLTGADDALVVNNNAAAVMLVLSTMAKEKEVIVSRGELVEIGGSFRVPDVMEQSGAKLVDIGTTNKTHLWDYEKALGENTAALLKVHTSNYKILGFTEEVALKELVALGRKNNVPVIEDLGSGVLVDLQKYGLTYEPTVQESVALGVDVVTFSGDKLLGGPQAGIIVGNKHWIDQMKKNPLTRAFRIDKLTMAALEATLKLYLDEEEMIKKIPTLKMLTESVASLQKRAQQLYDILANLDLPMEIKEDFSQVGGGSLPLEKLPTKVIAIKPMHLSVSKLEEKLRSHTIPIITRIQEEQLIIDVRTIKEEDYDIIKKALKDTMKI is encoded by the coding sequence ATGAATAAAAAATCTATATTAAGCAAATTACCTTCAGTAGATGAACTTTTAAACTGCGATGAAGTGATTCATTTAATAGATCAGATCCCCAGAAAGGTTGTAGTGAATAGCATAAGAAAATGCCTTCAGAATTATAGAAACAAAATATTAGCAATGAAGGAAAGTGAACTAGCGAATCTTCAGGTAAATATGAGTGAATTGATTGAAAACGTTATTTATCAAAGTGAGAAGTTTATGGCGATGAATCTGAGGAAAGTGATTAATGCAACAGGCGTTGTTTTGCATACAAATTTAGGAAGAGCTCTTTTAAGTGACGAAATAAAAGAAGAAGTATGGTCGGTTGCGGCAGGATACTCAAACCTAGAACTAAATGTAGATACAGGTAAAAGAGGTAGCCGTTATAGTCATGTTGTAGAATTGATAAAGTATTTAACCGGTGCGGATGACGCACTTGTTGTGAATAATAATGCTGCGGCAGTGATGCTGGTGTTAAGTACAATGGCGAAGGAGAAAGAAGTCATTGTTTCTAGGGGAGAGTTGGTGGAAATAGGTGGTTCCTTTAGAGTTCCGGATGTTATGGAACAAAGTGGTGCTAAATTAGTAGATATAGGGACTACAAATAAAACCCATCTATGGGACTATGAAAAAGCTCTAGGAGAAAATACAGCAGCATTGTTAAAGGTACATACCAGTAATTATAAAATTCTGGGTTTTACAGAAGAAGTGGCGCTAAAAGAACTGGTTGCTCTAGGCAGAAAAAATAATGTTCCTGTTATTGAGGATTTAGGGAGTGGTGTTTTAGTAGATTTACAAAAATATGGATTAACCTATGAACCTACAGTGCAGGAAAGTGTAGCTTTAGGAGTAGATGTGGTGACATTTAGTGGAGATAAGCTTCTAGGAGGCCCTCAAGCAGGCATTATTGTAGGTAACAAACACTGGATAGATCAAATGAAAAAGAATCCTCTAACCAGAGCCTTTAGAATAGATAAGTTGACAATGGCAGCTTTAGAAGCTACATTAAAATTATATCTGGATGAGGAGGAAATGATTAAAAAAATTCCTACATTGAAGATGTTAACAGAATCAGTAGCATCCTTACAAAAAAGGGCGCAGCAGTTATATGATATCTTGGCTAATTTAGATCTGCCGATGGAAATCAAAGAGGACTTTTCTCAAGTGGGGGGAGGCTCTTTACCCTTAGAAAAATTGCCTACAAAAGTTATAGCCATAAAGCCAATGCATTTGTCTGTATCAAAGTTAGAAGAAAAACTAAGAAGTCATACGATTCCTATTATTACTAGGATTCAAGAAGAACAGTTAATCATAGATGTAAGGACAATTAAGGAAGAGGACTATGATATTATTAAGAAAGCACTAAAGGATACTATGAAGATATAA
- the selB gene encoding selenocysteine-specific translation elongation factor: MKNIIIGTAGHIDHGKTTLIKALTNRETDRLKEEKKRGISIELGFTYFDLPSGRRAGIIDVPGHEKFVRHMLAGAGGMDIVMLVIAADEGVMPQTKEHLDILSVLNIKKGIIVITKASLVEEEWLQLIQEDIREKVKHTFLKDAKMLVVDSVSKKGIKELIDTIDQLTDETESRDIEAPTRMPIDRVFSITGFGTVVTGTLLEGKISLEDTLEILPDNVKVRIRNIQVHGEPVEAAYAGQRVAINLANVKKEEIERGYVLAQADAMETTMMIDARINVLRDGSRKLQNRDRVRLYHGSTEIFARVVLLEKEEMQPGDSGLVQFRLEESIAVKKGDRIVVRFYSPLTTVGGAVVVDSNPKKHKRFDEKIIQELLIKEKGTPEDVLEKHIERYSNQFPDVGFLAKLTAQQVEEVQKLVIGLKEKGRVLLLNNTIILHKKHYEEIKEKTLLLLSKYHQQNPLRLGMIKEEFKNKIVPKNAGKSGDALLELLQRDKLVKVFEKYIAAYDFEISFNPTQLEIKSKIEAAYLKEPYATPKIEDVIKSISYKRQEIDQVLETMLGRELIKINSEIILHEKAYLKAKAMLIEHINKKDSISLAEFRDLLNSSRKYAVALLEYFDNIRLTKRLEDKRVLH; this comes from the coding sequence TTGAAAAATATTATTATAGGGACAGCAGGACATATTGACCACGGTAAAACAACCTTAATAAAGGCCTTAACCAACAGAGAGACAGATAGATTAAAAGAAGAAAAGAAAAGAGGTATATCTATTGAACTAGGGTTTACCTATTTTGACTTACCTAGTGGGAGAAGAGCAGGAATTATAGATGTGCCGGGGCACGAAAAATTTGTTCGACATATGTTGGCAGGAGCCGGTGGCATGGATATCGTTATGCTGGTGATTGCTGCTGATGAAGGCGTAATGCCTCAAACAAAGGAACATTTAGATATTTTATCGGTGTTAAACATAAAAAAAGGAATCATTGTTATTACAAAAGCCAGTTTGGTGGAGGAAGAGTGGCTGCAATTAATTCAAGAGGATATAAGGGAAAAGGTAAAACACACTTTTTTAAAGGATGCAAAAATGTTGGTGGTGGATTCTGTCAGCAAAAAAGGAATTAAGGAATTGATTGATACCATAGACCAGTTAACTGATGAAACAGAAAGTAGAGATATTGAGGCACCTACTAGAATGCCTATAGATAGAGTTTTTAGCATTACAGGATTTGGAACAGTTGTTACAGGCACTTTATTAGAGGGAAAAATCTCCTTAGAGGATACATTAGAAATATTACCAGATAACGTGAAGGTGCGTATAAGAAATATACAGGTACATGGAGAGCCTGTAGAAGCTGCTTATGCAGGACAGCGGGTTGCAATTAATTTAGCCAATGTGAAAAAGGAAGAGATAGAAAGAGGATATGTTTTAGCGCAAGCCGATGCTATGGAGACCACAATGATGATTGATGCAAGAATCAATGTATTGAGGGATGGTAGTAGGAAGCTTCAAAATAGAGATAGAGTAAGATTATATCATGGTTCAACAGAAATTTTTGCAAGAGTGGTGTTGCTGGAAAAAGAGGAAATGCAGCCAGGAGACAGTGGCCTGGTACAATTTCGATTAGAGGAGTCCATTGCAGTAAAAAAAGGAGATCGCATTGTTGTCAGGTTTTATTCACCGCTGACAACTGTTGGAGGTGCAGTTGTAGTAGATAGTAATCCCAAAAAACATAAAAGATTCGATGAAAAGATCATTCAAGAACTACTGATAAAAGAAAAAGGAACACCGGAAGATGTTTTAGAAAAGCACATTGAAAGATACAGTAACCAGTTTCCTGATGTTGGTTTTTTAGCAAAATTAACTGCTCAGCAGGTAGAAGAGGTGCAAAAACTTGTTATAGGGTTGAAGGAGAAGGGGAGGGTATTGCTGCTAAATAATACCATCATTCTTCATAAAAAACACTATGAAGAAATAAAGGAAAAAACGCTTCTATTGCTAAGTAAGTATCATCAGCAAAATCCTTTAAGATTGGGTATGATAAAGGAAGAATTTAAAAACAAGATTGTTCCTAAAAACGCAGGAAAGTCGGGGGATGCATTGCTAGAATTACTACAGAGAGATAAACTTGTAAAGGTGTTTGAAAAGTATATTGCAGCATATGATTTTGAAATTTCCTTTAATCCTACACAGTTAGAGATTAAATCAAAGATAGAAGCTGCTTATTTAAAAGAGCCTTATGCAACACCTAAGATAGAAGATGTGATAAAAAGTATTTCCTATAAGAGGCAAGAAATCGATCAAGTTTTAGAAACTATGTTAGGAAGAGAGCTAATAAAAATTAATTCAGAAATTATTTTGCATGAAAAAGCATACTTAAAGGCCAAGGCTATGTTGATAGAACATATCAATAAAAAAGACAGTATATCCTTGGCAGAGTTTAGAGATCTACTGAATAGCAGTAGAAAATATGCTGTTGCACTGTTGGAATACTTTGATAATATTAGGCTTACCAAACGGCTGGAGGATAAGAGGGTTTTACATTAA
- the selD gene encoding selenide, water dikinase SelD: protein MALDKRLTQLTKSAGUAAKIGPDVLAQVLCHLPRINTDKLLVSLDTSDDAAVYQLNEETALIQTLDFFTPVVDDPYLYGQIAAANSLSDVYAMGGQPLTAMNIVCFPTCLTTDILKEILRGGADKVLEANALLVGGHTVEDDEPKYGLSVTGIAHPKKILANSQAKEGDYLILTKPLGTGILNTAIKADLCTPSQYEAAVKTMRTLNKYALEALENLRLSACTDITGFGFLGHAYEMAKGSDVSLEIFSERIPLVEGALEYAEMGILPAGMYANKRHIEKEVQVAISVKEAVQDILYDPQTSGGLLFSLHEEDVEKALENLKAINKNDFAVVGRVTSKQDYRIYIK, encoded by the coding sequence TTGGCACTTGATAAAAGACTAACACAACTAACCAAAAGTGCTGGATGAGCGGCAAAAATAGGACCTGATGTCCTGGCACAGGTACTGTGCCACTTACCTAGAATAAATACAGATAAACTGCTTGTTAGTTTAGATACCTCAGATGATGCTGCTGTATATCAGTTAAATGAAGAAACAGCTTTGATACAAACTTTAGATTTTTTTACACCAGTAGTAGATGATCCTTATCTCTATGGACAGATAGCAGCAGCTAATTCATTAAGTGATGTTTATGCCATGGGAGGCCAGCCGCTTACAGCGATGAACATCGTCTGTTTTCCCACTTGTTTAACGACAGATATATTAAAGGAAATATTAAGGGGAGGAGCAGATAAGGTATTGGAAGCAAATGCTTTGCTGGTAGGAGGACATACTGTTGAAGATGATGAACCTAAGTATGGATTGTCTGTTACTGGAATTGCTCATCCGAAAAAGATTTTAGCCAATAGCCAAGCCAAGGAAGGAGACTATTTAATATTGACCAAACCTTTGGGTACGGGTATATTAAACACTGCCATTAAAGCTGATCTATGTACTCCAAGTCAGTATGAAGCAGCAGTAAAAACAATGCGTACATTAAATAAGTATGCGTTGGAAGCATTAGAAAATCTAAGACTTTCAGCATGTACAGATATAACAGGTTTTGGCTTTCTCGGACATGCTTATGAGATGGCAAAGGGAAGTGATGTATCTTTAGAAATATTTAGTGAAAGAATCCCACTGGTGGAGGGGGCTTTAGAATACGCAGAGATGGGGATCCTGCCAGCAGGAATGTATGCCAATAAAAGACATATTGAAAAAGAAGTACAGGTAGCAATTTCTGTTAAAGAAGCTGTTCAAGATATACTATATGATCCTCAAACCTCTGGAGGTTTGTTATTTTCCTTACACGAAGAAGATGTAGAGAAGGCTTTAGAAAACTTAAAAGCTATAAATAAAAATGATTTTGCAGTCGTAGGAAGGGTGACTTCAAAGCAAGATTATAGGATCTATATAAAATGA
- a CDS encoding helix-turn-helix domain-containing protein, which yields MKLTKQNYHLYFNLNLTPTQKLIIDTLLSHCHNGKDHSFPNQQKIASEINVCRHTVFRNLAKIQKIKIGELPFMIVKSRRSEGGTWDHNCYIFPWLNNKYKKAYIHENNKYMINKLIEHYEQLALQEMLEEEEKEKEDDDDNDNHGTGNSSKKDRQKFLPYLSSKIQKLSTITRIKANDLLKMFIRIGETMNNSNIIFCMDKYLQTCLGNLSYEVKATEKIKEIYNILIGNEDLYTINLDKYVGDVLAV from the coding sequence ATGAAATTGACTAAGCAAAACTACCATCTTTACTTTAATTTGAATTTGACCCCAACACAAAAATTAATCATCGATACACTTTTGTCCCATTGTCACAATGGCAAAGACCATAGTTTTCCCAATCAACAAAAAATTGCTTCTGAAATCAACGTTTGTAGACATACTGTTTTTAGAAATTTAGCTAAAATTCAAAAAATAAAAATCGGTGAATTACCATTTATGATCGTAAAATCAAGACGTTCTGAAGGTGGGACTTGGGATCATAACTGCTACATATTCCCCTGGCTTAATAATAAATATAAAAAAGCATATATTCATGAAAATAATAAATATATGATTAATAAGTTGATAGAGCATTATGAACAATTAGCATTGCAGGAGATGTTAGAGGAAGAAGAAAAAGAAAAAGAAGATGATGATGACAATGATAACCATGGAACAGGAAATTCCTCTAAAAAAGATAGACAGAAATTTTTACCTTATTTATCTAGTAAAATTCAAAAGTTATCCACAATTACTAGAATAAAGGCTAACGATCTGTTGAAAATGTTTATTCGCATAGGTGAAACGATGAACAATAGTAATATTATTTTTTGCATGGACAAGTATCTACAAACGTGTTTAGGCAATCTATCGTATGAAGTCAAAGCCACTGAAAAAATAAAAGAAATCTATAATATCCTAATTGGCAATGAAGACCTATATACTATTAATTTGGACAAGTATGTAGGCGATGTATTAGCAGTATAA